The DNA segment CGAAGCACATGAAACGGAATATTGCCGGTAGAATGGTCAATATATTCTTCCCAAAATGTTTTATCTGATGAATTTTGAATTCCTGCATTATCAGCGGTAAATTTATTTGAAAAATAATCTTGTAGCTGTTTTGGTAAAACCATATTTTCTTTCAGCTCTGTCTTGTTTTCCATGCTATGCGATCTGACGTTTTGCCAATTCTGCGAACAGTCCGTTTTTGTCCATCAATTCGTCATAATTTCCGGATTCAACGATGCTTCCTTTATCCAGCACAAAAATTCTGTCGGCATTTTTAATGGTACTCAGCCGGTGAGCGATCACGATGCGGGTAGCCTGCAATTTTTCAAGACTTTCAGACACGATATTCTGTGTTTTGTTGTCCAGGGCGCTGGTTGCCTCATCCATAAAAAGAAGTCGGGGCTTGTGGACAATTGCTCTTGCGATCATCAGTCGTTGTCTTTGCCCGCCGGAAAATGTTCCGGCTCCTTCGCTTACCATGGTGTGCATTTCCATCGGCATATGTTTGATATCTTCTTCCATTCCGGCCATACGTGCCGCTTCCCAGGCATCTTCCAGTGTAAGTTCGGAATTGCCGATAATGTTCTGGAAAATACTTCCCGCCATCAGTGCTCCGTTTTGGAGAACCACACCAATCTGTCTCCTTACCAGCTCTTTATTCATAGACTCGAAGCTTTCGCCGTCGTAATAAATAGATCCCGCTTCAGGATGCTCAAAACCCAGCAGAAGTCTCATAATGGTTGATTTTCCGGAACCAGATGAACCTACAAAAGCCACCATTTCTCCCGGTTTTATTTTGAATGAAATATTATTCAGTACCAAAGGCTGATCTTCATGATACCGGAAGGAAAGGGAATTCATTTCAATTTCGCCGCTCAGTTCACCCGGATCTGTACTGTGTTCGGCAGATTCCGGCTCAGCTTCCAGAATCGGCTTTACCCTTTCATATAAAGGAATGACATTCATGGAAGTGATAAAGGCCATACTGATTCTTAAACTGTCATTTAAAAATTTATTAAAAGCCGTAATAAAAGCCATAAAAGCACCTACCGTAAGCATACTTGCAGCGTTATCGGCATGCAGCACGGTGTAATAAATAAATGAGAAAAAGAAAATACTCGTAAAAAGAGGGTAGGAGGCATTAAAAGTTTCTACAAAATTCTGATAACTCCCTGAGCTGAAGCCTAATTTTTTTAGTTTTGAAAATTTTTCAGCCCATAATGTGAAAATTCTTTTTTCTCCGCCTGTCATTCTTATCTTGGTAATTCCGGATAAAAATTCAAATAAAAAACCCTGGATTTCTCCCTGTTGCTGGGAAATCTGACGGTCGTGTTTTAATTTTAACAATCCCATTCCTACCGTAAATAACGCGGCAATTACTCCCAATGCAACTCCTATCCAGGCCAGTTTGGAATCGTAATAAAACAGAAGGATCAGATTCACGAAAGAAAAAGCTCCGCTCAGTGCTGCGGTAATCAAAGTATTTGAAACGATCTGTCTGATGGAATTAATGCTTAATACCCTGTTGGTAAGATCTCCCGCAGTATAATTTTTATAGAAAGTTACAGGAAGCCGCAGGATATAATCCATGACTCCAACCTGTAAATTGATGCTTGATTTTGATTCTACTCTTAACTGCAAAACACCCTGCACAAGCTGTAATCCGGCCGTTACAAAGCCTATGATGAGCAATATTCCGAAAATCTCGAAGTGTAAAGAACGATCTGCGGTTGGAATAACATCGTCAAACATCACTCCCGATAAAATAGGAACCAGAAGACCTATTAAGCTTCCTGCCAATGCAGCAATGATCAGGAACTTGAGGTCCCTTTTTGCACCTTGCATAGCAAACCCCAATACTCTTTTTATGGAAGTCATTTTTACATCGAAACCCGAAAAGAACATATAAGCGATAGGTTCCAGGGTTTCTGCAATTTCATTGTTTACCGTTGTTTCTGCATTGGTCTGCAGGTTTTTAAGAATATATTGAGAAGAACTTTTCTGAATTAATGCTACCGGGACATTGCCGTCTTTCGTGAAAGCCAGCAGGTTTCCATTTTCTTCTTTCCACCAGACTCCCCGTAAAATTACTTTTCTTACGCGTATTTTAGAGCTTTTTGCAATGGCAATCAGCTGGTTGGTCACACTGTTCTGATAACTTTCGATGTGTTTAGGCTCTTCAAGATTAAACCCGTTATGCTCACCAATTAATTTACAGGTTAAAAAAAGAATATTTTTTGATTTAGACTGATGAACAGCTTCTTCCCTGATACCTGATTTCGTTTGTCCGGTAACAATGGATCTGATCTTTTCCAGTGTATTGCTGAGGTCCGTATTTTCGTTTTCTGCCTTACTTTTAAAATATTCCTGTTCTTCAGTCTGCTGATCATTAATAATGGTAATAAGCCTGCTGAAGAAATATTTTTGAATATAATCAACAGCAATCAAGAAATTAATATCATTTTCAAGTACTTCACGAGTGCTTATTATTTTTACCAGTGTTTTTGCGGATAAAGATTTAACCCATAATTTGCTGCATACCGGAACCGGAAAATCTTCATACTGACCCGCTTCCAAAACCTTATTTCCTGAGAATATTTCCAGCTTTCCTTCCGATACCTGAATCCAGTTTAATCCTGACGAAGGGTAAGCAATGGTATTTTCTGTAATATTGATCACAGTAAAATGATCTAGTGCTGTATAAACCCTCGGATTATTGGATGAATCGAGTGCGGCGGATGTTTTCAGGATCCAGTTGTTGACCATTTTTTTAAGAAAAAAATGATCGATTTCCAGCAAATTGCTTTTATCTATAGAAACAAGGGTTGCATCATTGGAAAAAGCAATAAGTCTTATATTTTCGGAATTTTCTTTCGTAATTAAACTGAACAGCAATTCTCCTTTTTTGGCGGTGTACAAAAATTTTAAGGCTGATAAATAAGTTCCGTCTTCTGCGATATCGGTATAAAAAACATTGACCTCACCAGACAAAATCATCCAGAATTTTTCTGAACTGTCCAAAGAAAAAGGTGCTTCAACACCGATGCGTATTTTTTCGTTAGTTGCCATTTTTCTGAATTTATTTTGTTTCAATTAATTGGGAGTATACACCGTTCATGCTCATCAATTCCTGATGTGTTCCGCGTTCTACTATTTTTCCGAATTCCATCACAATGATCTCGTCACAATCCATAATGGTGCTTAATCGGTGCGCTACAATCAGGCAGGTACATCCTCTTCTTTTGATGTTATCCATCACCATTTTTTCGGTGGCGGGATCCAGTGCGCTGGTTGCTTCATCCATTACGAGAATGGAAGGATTGCTTACTAAAGCTCTTGCGATCTCAAGCCGTTGGCGCTGTCCGCCGCTGAAATTGGCACCGCCTTCCATCACTTTACTATCGTAGGCATCATTTCTCGCAGCAATCACATCGTGAATAGCCGCATCTCTTGCAGACTGAACGATATTTTTTTCAGGAATCAATGTATCCCAGAAAGCGATGTTTTCATTAATGGTTCCGTTAAAAACCAGTACATCCTGGTCGATCACGGATAAAGATTCGGTAATGATATTTCTTGGGATTTCCTTTCTGGATCTTCCGTCCAGCAGGACTTTTCCATCCCAGGGATCATATAATCCGGAGGCAATTTTTGCTACTGTGGATTTTCCACTTCCGGATCCTCCTACCAAAGCAACCCTGCTTCCGGGTTTTAATTTTAAACTGAATTTTTCGATGAGTGGCGGAATGGTAGGATTGTACCCGAATGTAACGTTGTCCATTTCAAAATAGCCTACCAGTTTATTTTGTGTTGAAGATTTCGGTTGTACCGCATTTTCTTCTCTGAACTGATTGTCAACTTCATAATTCATTACATCATCGATACGGCTCATATCACTTTCCGTTTCATGAAGCATTGCACCTACCGAAACCAACTGATTAACAGGATTAATAAAATTATTCATGAGGTAGGTAAAAGCCACTAAAGCTCCCAGAGTCATTTGTCCGTCCATAATTCTCAATGCACCGATTCCTAAAATGGCACTTGTCGTTAAGGAAGTCAGCAATGGAGGGATTGTGTTCAGCCTTGTGGAAAGCCAGCCTAATTCTTGCTGGGCATTGGTTACTTTAGCAAGATACCCGATCCAGTTGGTAAAGAAATCATTTTCACGCCCTGAAGCTTTCAGGGTTTCAATCATGCTGATTCCCGAAGTAGTGGTTCCCAGCAGTTTTCCGGTTTCATTGGTCAGCTGGCGGTTTCCGTCTTTTCTCGCTCTGGAAACATATTGCAGGATAACAATATTAATGACCGCCATGGTAATCCCTACAAGCGTAAGGATGACATCATAGGAAAACATCAGCAATGCATAAAATATCACGACGATGACATTCAATGCGGCATTGGCAAGGTCACCACTCAGAAGTTTGGCGACTTTATCGTTCAGGGAAACCCTGTTTCCGATTTCACCGCTGTATCGTTGGGTAAAAAAAGCAATGGGTAAATGAAAAACATGCCATAGAAATTTACTCGAGGTAGCGAGGGCAAGCTTGGTTTCCAATTTTAATAAAAAATACTGCTGAATGTACACCAGAACGGAATTTACAATTAAAATCCCGGCCATAATTAATAATAACGGCATCACGAAGCCCGATAAATTATTAACTAAATATTTATCAATAAAAACTTTAAGAAAGGAAGGAATGACCAGTCCCGGAATAACTAGGAACAGACTTGCCAGGATGATAAAGAAAATA comes from the Chryseobacterium nepalense genome and includes:
- a CDS encoding NHLP bacteriocin export ABC transporter permease/ATPase subunit; the protein is MATNEKIRIGVEAPFSLDSSEKFWMILSGEVNVFYTDIAEDGTYLSALKFLYTAKKGELLFSLITKENSENIRLIAFSNDATLVSIDKSNLLEIDHFFLKKMVNNWILKTSAALDSSNNPRVYTALDHFTVINITENTIAYPSSGLNWIQVSEGKLEIFSGNKVLEAGQYEDFPVPVCSKLWVKSLSAKTLVKIISTREVLENDINFLIAVDYIQKYFFSRLITIINDQQTEEQEYFKSKAENENTDLSNTLEKIRSIVTGQTKSGIREEAVHQSKSKNILFLTCKLIGEHNGFNLEEPKHIESYQNSVTNQLIAIAKSSKIRVRKVILRGVWWKEENGNLLAFTKDGNVPVALIQKSSSQYILKNLQTNAETTVNNEIAETLEPIAYMFFSGFDVKMTSIKRVLGFAMQGAKRDLKFLIIAALAGSLIGLLVPILSGVMFDDVIPTADRSLHFEIFGILLIIGFVTAGLQLVQGVLQLRVESKSSINLQVGVMDYILRLPVTFYKNYTAGDLTNRVLSINSIRQIVSNTLITAALSGAFSFVNLILLFYYDSKLAWIGVALGVIAALFTVGMGLLKLKHDRQISQQQGEIQGFLFEFLSGITKIRMTGGEKRIFTLWAEKFSKLKKLGFSSGSYQNFVETFNASYPLFTSIFFFSFIYYTVLHADNAASMLTVGAFMAFITAFNKFLNDSLRISMAFITSMNVIPLYERVKPILEAEPESAEHSTDPGELSGEIEMNSLSFRYHEDQPLVLNNISFKIKPGEMVAFVGSSGSGKSTIMRLLLGFEHPEAGSIYYDGESFESMNKELVRRQIGVVLQNGALMAGSIFQNIIGNSELTLEDAWEAARMAGMEEDIKHMPMEMHTMVSEGAGTFSGGQRQRLMIARAIVHKPRLLFMDEATSALDNKTQNIVSESLEKLQATRIVIAHRLSTIKNADRIFVLDKGSIVESGNYDELMDKNGLFAELAKRQIA
- a CDS encoding NHLP family bacteriocin export ABC transporter peptidase/permease/ATPase subunit produces the protein MKNNTTLTIEKQARPTKVPTVLQMESVECGAAALSIILGHFGKFVPLEKLRIACGVSRDGLKATNIIKAAKEYGLESKGYAKSIEKLMQIKTPAIIFWNFNHFLVLEGFTKNKVYLSDPAQGRYTVTHQEFDDAYTGVVLTFETTEKFEKGNEKRGLMASLASRIKYSKQSIFFIILASLFLVIPGLVIPSFLKVFIDKYLVNNLSGFVMPLLLIMAGILIVNSVLVYIQQYFLLKLETKLALATSSKFLWHVFHLPIAFFTQRYSGEIGNRVSLNDKVAKLLSGDLANAALNVIVVIFYALLMFSYDVILTLVGITMAVINIVILQYVSRARKDGNRQLTNETGKLLGTTTSGISMIETLKASGRENDFFTNWIGYLAKVTNAQQELGWLSTRLNTIPPLLTSLTTSAILGIGALRIMDGQMTLGALVAFTYLMNNFINPVNQLVSVGAMLHETESDMSRIDDVMNYEVDNQFREENAVQPKSSTQNKLVGYFEMDNVTFGYNPTIPPLIEKFSLKLKPGSRVALVGGSGSGKSTVAKIASGLYDPWDGKVLLDGRSRKEIPRNIITESLSVIDQDVLVFNGTINENIAFWDTLIPEKNIVQSARDAAIHDVIAARNDAYDSKVMEGGANFSGGQRQRLEIARALVSNPSILVMDEATSALDPATEKMVMDNIKRRGCTCLIVAHRLSTIMDCDEIIVMEFGKIVERGTHQELMSMNGVYSQLIETK